Proteins encoded in a region of the Canis lupus dingo isolate Sandy chromosome 17, ASM325472v2, whole genome shotgun sequence genome:
- the RIIAD1 gene encoding RIIa domain-containing protein 1 isoform X3: MATLQGGLLGPDPGALSPAQQEQLRDFKIQTRIANEKYLRTHKEVDLLISGFFREMFLKRPDNIQEFAADPRLPNKIHMQLIKEKKAA, encoded by the exons ATGGCGACGCTGCAGGGCGGGCTCCTGGGGCCGGACCCCGGGGCGCTGAGCCCCGCGCAGCAGGAGCAGCTGCGGGACTTCAAG ATTCAGACTCGGATTGCTAACGAAAAATACCTGAGGACCCACAAAGAAGTGGACCTGCTCATAAGCGGTTTCTTCAG AGAAATGTTTCTGAAAAGACCAGACAACATCCAAGAATTTGCTGCAG ATCCAAGACTTCCCAACAAGATTCACATGCAGCTAATTAAGGAGAAGAAAGCAGCTTAA
- the RIIAD1 gene encoding RIIa domain-containing protein 1 isoform X1, with protein sequence MATLQGGLLGPDPGALSPAQQEQLRDFKIQTRIANEKYLRTHKEVDLLISGFFRLLSFPDLTVLDLLVISPEAADSHRADRGWRKGRQKLLCEEKCF encoded by the exons ATGGCGACGCTGCAGGGCGGGCTCCTGGGGCCGGACCCCGGGGCGCTGAGCCCCGCGCAGCAGGAGCAGCTGCGGGACTTCAAG ATTCAGACTCGGATTGCTAACGAAAAATACCTGAGGACCCACAAAGAAGTGGACCTGCTCATAAGCGGTTTCTTCAG GCTCCTTTCTTTCCCGGATCTCACTGTCCTTGATCTCCTCGTCATTTCTCCAGAGGCTGCAGATTCTCACAGGGCAGATAGGGGATGGAGAAAGGGAAGACAGAAACTTCTCTGTGAAG AGAAATGTTTCTGA
- the RIIAD1 gene encoding RIIa domain-containing protein 1 isoform X2: protein MATLQGGLLGPDPGALSPAQQEQLRDFKIQTRIANEKYLRTHKEVDLLISGFFREMFLKRPDNIQEFAADYFTDPRLPNKIHMQLIKEKKAA, encoded by the exons ATGGCGACGCTGCAGGGCGGGCTCCTGGGGCCGGACCCCGGGGCGCTGAGCCCCGCGCAGCAGGAGCAGCTGCGGGACTTCAAG ATTCAGACTCGGATTGCTAACGAAAAATACCTGAGGACCCACAAAGAAGTGGACCTGCTCATAAGCGGTTTCTTCAG AGAAATGTTTCTGAAAAGACCAGACAACATCCAAGAATTTGCTGCAG ACTATTTCACAGATCCAAGACTTCCCAACAAGATTCACATGCAGCTAATTAAGGAGAAGAAAGCAGCTTAA